The genomic interval CAACAGAATTACAATGAAATTAAtactgtgatgtttttttttcaagtttgagtttttgtgtttttattcttttttttttttatcaagtatGGATGAATTTATTTcagccatccattcattcattctcaaaataatcttactcatctcatcatatgaaatataacttacttcaacaattattattattattttttttttgtgattacctaaggagtatattgtgaataaattgagaacaggaagtgaacaaatgttttagcaactgttatgtaaaagaaaaggggtaggattaaataagctctgcttcttcctactccttttcgaacatgttgaaaagagaaactggaaattgtgatgtatcatgttgtatgcttgcatgttcgaaataaactcaaactcaactcaatagTCCTTTGTAAAAACTACATAACCCAGTCACTGTAAAATGGTAAAACACAAATAAATTAGTACAGAAATTAACGTTAAAATTGTTGCTTTATTTAAACTATACACCATAAGTTTATTTAAAGATGAGTGAGAGTGTAAACGGTAGTGTTTACTCTGCTGTTATGACTCTTTGAGCTGTTAAAAAAAAGACCCTTAGAGCCTTACAGACACATCTCGGTGTCAAATGTCAAAGTAAAAAGAATTGGACCTGGTCAGCAGGCCTCCGTTGTTTGTGGCACCTCCATTGGCTGAGACACACCCACAGCTTTGAGGCCGCCTGTTTCCTGGAGGGCAAATAGCTGCTCTGAGGAGGATATGACATCACAGCGCTGAGCAAGCTGCCACAAACACACAAAGAGAGAACAAAATGAAGACCAGATGTATTTCAGGCATGTTATCTCTTTGACACTGCAGAATCCAGGAGAGACGTAAAACGAGCAGAAAAACAAGTTTAGCGAAGTATGTCGGGAGGACGTGAAGAAACACAGAGGGGCAGTCAAAGTAGAGCGGCTGTTTTCTTCTCCAATCCTCTGATGAGTggtgagtgacacacacacgcTATATATTTTCCGACAAAAATTATTTGAATGGTTGTGTATTGTTCACACAGACGTTGAAGCAGACTGGTCTCCAATTCATGATGCTGCATTTAATGGACGCGTCCTTAACCTGCAGAGGCTCATTGCTCAGGTAACTAACACTTTGTGTAAACGTCGTCACATGACCAACAATCCCATGCACGCATTCCGCACTATAGACAACTTAGACGTCCCTGAAGATATTAAAGGTCAGCAACTAATCTACACTACAGCTGTAGGTTGCATAAAAGCAGAAACCAATAACAGAATAACTCTAAACAAATATACTGACTTAGTTCTGTAACGGtgtatgaataaaaacaaagcatATTTTAAGAACAAATTTGGAATATTGCACTTAAAAGTTTTTGTCTTATTACGTAAAAAAAAGTGCATGTATACAGTCTAAATTTGTGAACTGAAAAAGGTTGAAATATTCAAACAATAAtttataattgtatgtaaaaaaaataaatgcttaGGCAAGAATCAAATCATTAAATTAtaagaatttaaaaaatgcagccaaaaaaaaaaatcacaagtttAAACAcattattgcaaaaaaaaaaaaagttatatgttttaaAACTATTTTAACCGTAACAAAAAGCCATAGTTGTATGGGTGTAAAAAGACAaattaaatgtgtgaatgtgactACATTATGTCATGAAAAGAAACAATTTGTTGACTTCAAACAACAAAAGTACGAGgtcaaaaagaaaaaagttgtaatttcatGTAAAACAAGTTTCCATTTTATGAGGGTAAAATTATAATATGATAAAAAGCTACATTACTGcatgaaaaaagttggaatttgaaagaataaaacatttaacaaGAAAGTCTATATTAGTGTATAATATTTTTGTAAAACCAGATCATAGAATTAGTCTAATATTTTACACGAATATTTGATTGAaataaaagttatatattttgtattttaattgtattacaattgtattttactataataaagtcataataatgcAATAGGACTTATAATGAGACAAAGTACTAATTTCACTCTATATAAAGCTGTAATATTACGTGGAAGTTGTAATATTGCAAGAAAATATTaagtaaaaagttgtttttttaagatgACCGTTGTAGTTTACAAGCTAAAactaatattacaagaataacattatatatatgtaaggGGGGAAATTGCAATgttaatttactgtaattttatcGAAATATTACCAGAATAAAATCATAATATTGCCAGACATAAGTAAAATATTGCAGCTTGCTGAGTGCATGCATGATTATTGTCAATACAAAGTAATATTAGCTGTGCATTTTGGGTGTTCGCTTCTtatgtatgcttcatgttgtgtgtCGTTGACAGGGTGCATGTGTGAACCTGAGCACGCTGGACCACGTCTCCGCCCTCCACGGAGCGTGTATGCAGGGCCATGCAGCCTGCGCTAAGCTTCTGCTGCAAAATGGTGCTGATGTCAGTGAGATATTGTCATTCATTACGGTgtgatgttgtgttgtgttagtaAGCAATTAACCCCACATATGGAACACGCACACATCCTTGGCTAATCCATCACTCAttaacccacccacacacaccatGAGTGACTGTATTGTAAATATAATAACAAACTTGGCAGGTCAACAACGTGACGTTAAACGGACAAACGGCGCTGTCAGAAGCATGCACCCGAGGTCATGTGACTTGCGTATCGCTGCTCCTTCAACATGAAGCGAGCACATTGGGGAGCAACCCAGCCAGCTCCCCAATGCACATGGCTGCAGCCAAAGGTCAGAGGTCACATTCCTGCACATGGCTAATCTTTAAACTTTTTTAACATAAAGAGGGCGCCATAATATTAAGTACCGGTACTTTGTTGTGCTGATTTTAGGTTACCCGGAATGTATCGAGTCCCTTGCAGAGCATGGCGCTGACCTGGATCATACCATCGACCAATCAGGCGCTCCTCTCCATGTAGCTTGCTCCAATCAGCAGCTGACTACTATTAAGAAACTGCTTCAACTTGGTAAGAACCCTTCTTTTACTAATAAATCTTCACAAAAAGCATAGGCGTCCAAAAACTGCACATGGGCCTCTGGCATGTATTGTAATGTCTCTGacatattctaaaaataaaataattagatACACTTATAATTTGACTATGAAAAAATAGACAtttaatattgtaaaataaaaagttacaattataaatattatttattatgtatgtattgtatataatattcataattattatataaaataatacagAGGCAATAGGGTTCCAATATTGCAGGAAAATAAGTCCTCCCTTTGTGAGAAAGTTGTAATTCTAAGAAAAAAATTGTAATGTTATGTGGGAAAAATTTATTTGACTAATTTTACTAAATCTACTTGAATGTTACTTAAAATAAAGCCACCATATTGTGAAAATCgagttgtaatattgcaaaaaataGTCAAATTACCGCAAGAAAAACTAAATTccctaaatgttttttgtttctctttttatttttatttatgtactgcttttttaaaaaataagacaGAAACAAAAAGGGACTCGGGATGGTACCTTGGGGAACGCCAAAGCAAAAACCTTTACTAAAGAACAGCGAAACAAGACAATAACATTATTTCACAAAACTACTGTAGatttttgtagtacattctatagtactgtttttcaaacaatatttattatatcaaagtatttttttcttttttgaaagGCATGTTAGATAATAAAATGGTGGTGCTTACCGCCAATTAAAtcgatttaaattatttttaacaatGCTGATTC from Entelurus aequoreus isolate RoL-2023_Sb linkage group LG14, RoL_Eaeq_v1.1, whole genome shotgun sequence carries:
- the LOC133664473 gene encoding ankyrin repeat and SOCS box protein 9-like isoform X2, whose protein sequence is MSGGREETQRGSQSRAAVFFSNPLMSDVEADWSPIHDAAFNGRVLNLQRLIAQGACVNLSTLDHVSALHGACMQGHAACAKLLLQNGADVNNVTLNGQTALSEACTRGHVTCVSLLLQHEASTLGSNPASSPMHMAAAKGYPECIESLAEHGADLDHTIDQSGAPLHVACSNQQLTTIKKLLQLGASANSHDLGDSPLHIAARLSSPEMVSVLLNHGADASLRNLEGKQPLDLAPPNSVVERLLRQSGAVPPAHQEDFRQAEAG
- the LOC133664473 gene encoding ankyrin repeat and SOCS box protein 9-like isoform X1, translated to MSGGREETQRGSQSRAAVFFSNPLMSDVEADWSPIHDAAFNGRVLNLQRLIAQGACVNLSTLDHVSALHGACMQGHAACAKLLLQNGADVNNVTLNGQTALSEACTRGHVTCVSLLLQHEASTLGSNPASSPMHMAAAKGYPECIESLAEHGADLDHTIDQSGAPLHVACSNQQLTTIKKLLQLGASANSHDLGDSPLHIAARLSSPEMVSVLLNHGADASLRNLEGKQPLDLAPPNSVVERLLRQSGGVPPLMQLCRLHIRRTLGKQRLVRIYDLHLPTELKHYLLHLSRHSWPTEGVLT